The sequence below is a genomic window from Henriciella marina DSM 19595.
AGCGTGTCGCCAAGTGCGACCTCTTCCAGATGCTTGGTGACGCGGGCGAAAGAGCCTTCAATCACGGGCTTCGTCTCCCGCGTGCAGCCGACCAGTGCCATGCGAGAGATCTGTCGCTCGCGAATACCGGCGGCCGCCTGCTCGACCTGGTCACGACCCGCCAGCGGCAGGCTGTCATACATCAGCCAGTTGGCGCACCATTCGGCGTCTTCTGCATAATGCCAGCGATAGTGGAACATCGCCTTCATCGTCCATTCGTCCGCCATGTCCTCCAGCAGGAGACAGGCAAAACGCTGGACCGGATCAGGCGGCAGCAGGGCGCGGCCCTCATCTTCAAGTGCCAGAAGGAACGGCGTTGAATCATTCGTCCAGTGGCCGTCCGGCGTCTGGATTACCGGGATGACCGGCGCCTTGACCTGGCCCAACACGTCGCCGCGAATATCGGCTGTCATCGGCACCCAGACATGGGGCAGCCGCTTTGCCCGCATCGCGGCGCGCACCTTCATGGAATAGGGCGAGCCAAGCGCGCCGTGGACCTTATAAGGATTGCTCATCAGTTCATCACCGGTTGTGGAGGCAGGGCGCAGGGCGTGCCATACATGCCGCCCTGATCGATGCAGAAGAATTTGTCGTCCGGATTGGTCGGCTGAGGCCGGTCATAGCGGCTGTCACCGAGATAGGCGACGATCTCAACGCCCGGATAACCTTGCGCGGCCAGCATAGCGGGCACTAATTCGTAGCGGGCATTCTTTTCCGAAGCGCCTTCAGGTGTCGCCTGCGTCAGCAGGACCCGAAAATCCTCGCTCCGCTCCAGCCCGGCCTCGGCGAGGTTTTCCTCGGTCCAGAGCTGTTCTGTATCTGCGCGGTTGGTGACGAGCGCGACATGCCCGCCAAGCGCGTTCACCCGTTCGATAAAGGGTTTTGCGCCCGGCACCAGCGTTGCTGACTTCTCCGATGTCCAGTCATGCCAGCTCTCAGGCGTGAAGCTCTCGCCAATCCGTTCGCGTCGGATCTGGTATTCGACATTGTTCAGCACCGTCTCATCGACATCGAGCACGACCGCCCAGCTCTTGGCCTCGCGTTCGGCGGCGACCTCTTCGACATAGTCGGTCGCCAGGGCGAAGACCTCCTCTGCCTTCTCGCCCCATTCAGGATTATTGGCGACCCACTCCACACCCGGGCTAAGGGCGACCTCATCTTGAGGGGATTGGGCGGCAGGCGTCGCACAGGCGCCAAGCGCAAGCGCGATGAAGGCGGCTTTGGCGAATGTCCAGCGTGTCATGCAAGGCTCCATAATGGGTCCGGGCCCGGTTTCAGGCCATTGGCGGCGTTTAGCCCATAGGGTGGGTTTCGATCAGTTCCTGATACTTCAGCCCCGCCTCGCGGTGGCGATGGGCTTTCTGATAGCGCGGGTCGCGCATCATGCGCAGCATGTGCTGACGCGACGGATAGTGGACGACCAGGACGCGGTCCCACTCTTCCCCGCCGCCGATAAGATAGCCTGCGCCCGTACCACCATAGATCTGCTTCAAACCGATCTGCGGGTCATTGCCGAGCGCTACGAGACCTTCGCCATAACGGTTATACGCCTCCTCACCTGTGAGGCCCTCACTGACTTCCGGGTCGTCTGGGCCATATTCGGCTTTGTCCTTGAATTTCAGAAGGTTGATCATGACGATCGGGCCGTCATGCTCGTCCTTGGCAAAGCGGGTCATCTGTTCGGTATCGGGCTGCAAAGCTGGCATGATCGTGTCTCTCTCCCTTTTGGGAAAGACTGTCGCCGATCAGCGCGCTTCAGACAACCTCATCCCAGTCCCGGCTTAGCCTGTTGGCCGCATTGATGATGCCGACCATGGAATAGGTCTGCGGGAAATTGCCCCACAGCTCGCCATTCTTGGTGTCGATGTCTTCAGACAGGAGGCCAAGCCGGGTGCGGTGGGCCAGAACGTCCTCGAACATGGCGCGGGCTTCCTCGATCCGGCCGATGCGCGCCAGGGCATCGATGTGCCAGAAGGTGCAGGCCGTGAAGGCTGTCTGCGGCATGCCGAAATCGTCTTCCACCTTGTAGCGGTAGACATGATACCCGTCGCGAAGCTCTTCATCCACGCGCTCGACCGTCTTGATGAAGCGCTCATCGCCCGCGTCGATAAAGCCGATCTCGGCCATGAGCAGCACGGACGCGTCGAGCGCATCTTCGCCGAACGCGCCGGTAAAGGCCTGGCGCTTTTCATTCCAGGCAAGGTCGAGAATGCCGGTCCGCATTTCATCAGCCTTCGCGTTCCAGT
It includes:
- a CDS encoding glutathione S-transferase family protein, with the translated sequence MSNPYKVHGALGSPYSMKVRAAMRAKRLPHVWVPMTADIRGDVLGQVKAPVIPVIQTPDGHWTNDSTPFLLALEDEGRALLPPDPVQRFACLLLEDMADEWTMKAMFHYRWHYAEDAEWCANWLMYDSLPLAGRDQVEQAAAGIRERQISRMALVGCTRETKPVIEGSFARVTKHLEEVALGDTLFLFGNRPSLADLAFYGQIKVMSVDPTPMAFLRKDRPYFYRWLDMADDASGIDGEWTEAPGGPVQALLGVAGDTYLPFLSANEEALKAGHETFSLELDGKPYTQGVFKYQLRCLMALREVWKDLPDEARSTLAGMIGTNAAMLG
- a CDS encoding HAD family acid phosphatase — its product is MTRWTFAKAAFIALALGACATPAAQSPQDEVALSPGVEWVANNPEWGEKAEEVFALATDYVEEVAAEREAKSWAVVLDVDETVLNNVEYQIRRERIGESFTPESWHDWTSEKSATLVPGAKPFIERVNALGGHVALVTNRADTEQLWTEENLAEAGLERSEDFRVLLTQATPEGASEKNARYELVPAMLAAQGYPGVEIVAYLGDSRYDRPQPTNPDDKFFCIDQGGMYGTPCALPPQPVMN
- a CDS encoding DUF1330 domain-containing protein, translating into MPALQPDTEQMTRFAKDEHDGPIVMINLLKFKDKAEYGPDDPEVSEGLTGEEAYNRYGEGLVALGNDPQIGLKQIYGGTGAGYLIGGGEEWDRVLVVHYPSRQHMLRMMRDPRYQKAHRHREAGLKYQELIETHPMG